The proteins below are encoded in one region of Rana temporaria chromosome 2, aRanTem1.1, whole genome shotgun sequence:
- the PCDH20 gene encoding protocadherin-20, translating into MTAVSLGLNYQGNERITQHTGGQSWLLKPFNLDMGQQANPTRITLTHAQPYLFLYLIALYAGPRLSLASYSTASELLYTLQEGFPKGYLIGNIVHDLQLGTDPPLLFSLASKGLSGKYVTLNDSTGELYTSAEELDREALCPQNSGIQDCALLLDIIILPQEYFRLIKVKIAIVDVNDNAPVFPVGQIYITVPENAPVNTRLVIEHPANDPDGGMNGVQTYRLVDNYGVFTLDVEENESGERTPYLIIMGPLDREVKSEYKTIIIAEDGGNPPLVGSATLSILISDVNDNCPQFNESLINVMLPGNTSTGVKVTSVQAEDKDLGNNALITYAFSERVPHSSKELFELDESTGVIKLSKKIDGGTIKQHKLTVLANGPGCIPAVITVIISIVKVTFRPPEVIPRYIASEENGIVYLKELEPIHSPIAFFTIKDPDGKYKVNCYLEGEGPFRLTAYKPYTNEYLLETTNALDYEVKRVYNIAVVAVGIHGAHVKTSLQVQILDENDNAPVFTQSTIEVSIEENNPANAFLAKLHATDVDSGERGQVSYYLGADAPSYFALDKQTGILTVSTLLDREEKERYRFTVKARDFGTPPKESVATVHITVLDKNDNSPRFINKDFSFFVPENFPGFGEIGVISVTDADSGQNGWVALSIVNGSDIFVIDTGKGLLRAKVSLDREQQSSYSLWVEASDGGDPTLSSTAKITILLLDVNDNPPLVLFPQSNMSYLLVLPSTLPGSPVTEVYAVDKDTGMNAVIAYSIIGRRGPRPESFKIDPKTGNITLEEALMRNDYGLYRLLVKVSDHGYPEPLFSTVMVNLFVNDTVSNESYIESLLKKDPDINIEEKEPQIAIEPTQKKMEADSCVPTLVTLSIFCFASIILVTLMAMYICLRRGKKAHRINENLEVQIPLNGKLDFHLLDKKPIEISNI; encoded by the exons ATGACTGCAGTTTCATTGGGATTAAACTACCAAGGGAATGAAAGGATCACGCAGCACACAGGAGGACAGAGCTGGCTTCTAAAGCCGTTCAACCTGGATATGGGGCAGCAAGCCAATCCAACCAGGATCACACTTACCCATGCACAG CCCTACTTGTTTCTGTATCTAATCGCGCTCTACGCCGGACCCAGGCTCAGCTTAGCAAGTTACAGCACAGCTTCGGAATTGTTGTACACGCTGCAAGAAGGATTTCCTAAGGGGTATCTCATTGGAAACATTGTGCATGATCTGCAGCTGGGGACTGACCCCCCTCTTTTGTTCAGCTTGGCATCTAAAGGGCTTAGTGGGAAATATGTGACACTCAATGACAGCACAGGGGAGCTGTACACATCAGCAGAGGAGTTGGACAGAGAAGCCCTCTGCCCGCAGAACTCTGGCATCCAGGATTGTGCCCTTCTGCTTGATATTATCATTCTGCCACAGGAATACTTCCGGCTCATCAAAGTAAAGATCGCTATCGTTGATGTGAATGATAATGCTCCTGTGTTTCCTGTGGGACAGATTTACATTACAGTTCCGGAGAATGCACCTGTTAACACAAGGCTGGTTATAGAACATCCTGCTAATGACCCTGATGGGGGAATGAATGGGGTCCAGACCTACAGGTTAGTGGACAACTATGGTGTGTTTACATTAGATGTAGAAGAAAATGAAAGTGGGGAAAGGACGCCTTACCTAattatcatggggcccctggacagAGAGGTCAAATCTGAGTATAAAACAATTATAATTGCAGAAGATGGAGGCAATCCACCTCTTGTTGGCTCTGCCACCCTTTCCATTCTTATAAGTGATGTCAATGACAACTGTCCTCAGTTCAACGAGTCTTTGATTAATGTGATGCTTCCTGGGAATACGAGCACTGGGGTAAAGGTAACTTCAGTGCAAGCTGAGGACAAGGATTTGGGGAATAATGCCCTGATCACTTATGCCTTTAGTGAACGGGTTCCACATTCATCAAAAGAACTTTTTGAATTGGATGAATCAACAGGAGTAATAAAACTTTCCAAGAAGATAGATGGTGGTACCATCAAACAACATAAGCTAACTGTACTTGCCAATGGTCCTGGGTGCATCCCAGCTGTGATAACTGTCATCATTTCTATTGTAAAAGTTACGTTCCGCCCACCAGAAGTCATACCACGTTATATTGCCAGTGAAGAAAATGGGATTGTGTATTTAAAAGAGCTAGAACCTATCCACTCTCCAATTGCTTTTTTTACTATCAAAGACCCAGATGGCAAGTACAAAGTAAATTGCTACTTGGAGGGAGAAGGACCATTTCGTCTGACTGCATACAAGCCTTatacaaatgaatatttgcttgaAACTACAAATGCTCTAGATTATGAGGTGAAGAGGGTCTATAATATAGCAGTGGTTGCAGTTGGCATACATGGGGCTCATGTTAAGACGTCATTACAAGTTCAGATCCTGGATGAGAACGATAATGCTCCCGTTTTCACTCAGTCTACAATAGAAGTGAGCATAGAAGAAAACAATCCAGCCAATGCTTTTCTGGCCAAATTGCATGCTACAGATGTTGACAGTGGTGAAAGAGGACAGGTTTCCTATTATTTAGGAGCGGATGCACCTTCTTATTTTGCTCTAGACAAACAAACCGGAATTCTTACAGTTTCCACATTGCTAGAccgagaggagaaggagagatacaGGTTCACTGTAAAAGCCAGAGACTTTGGCACACCTCCAAAGGAGTCAGTAGCCACTGTTCATATTACCGTGCTGGACAAAAATGACAACAGCCCTCGTTTCATCAACAAAGATTTCAGCTTTTTTGTTCCTGAGAACTTTCCAGGCTTTGGTGAAATTGGAGTAATCAGTGTCACAGATGCTGACTCTGGACAGAATGGATGGGTTGCTCTTTCTATAGTGAATGGAAGTGACATTTTTGTCATTGACACTGGCAAAGGACTCTTGAGAGCAAAGGTATCACTGGACAGAGAACAACAGAGTTCTTATAGTCTCTGGGTCGAAGCGTCAGATGGTGGTGACCCAACCTTGTCTTCTACGGCTAAAATTACTATACTGCTTCTGGATGTTAATGACAACCCACCACTGGTGTTATTCCCTCAATCAAACATGTCCTATCTTCTAGTCCTGCCTTCAACTCTACCTGGCTCCCCTGTCACCGAGGTTTATGCTGTGGATAAAGACACAGGGATGAATGCAGTTATTGCTTACAGCATAATAGGAAGGAGGGGTCCCAGGCCAGAGTCATTTAAGATAGATCCCAAGACAGGAAATATAACTTTAGAAGAGGCCCTGATGAGGAATGACTATGGTTTATACAGGTTGTTAGTGAAAGTTAGTGATCATGGCTATCCAGAACCACTGTTCTCCACAGTGATGGTCAACCTGTTTGTGAATGACACTGTCAGCAATGAAAGCTACATAGAAAGTTTGCTTAAAAAAGATCCCGACATTAACATAGAAGAAAAAGAGCCCCAGATAGCAATTGAGCCCACTCAGAAAAAGATGGAGGCGGATTCCTGTGTCCCGACACTGGTCACCCTGTCCATTTTCTGCTTTGCCTCCATCATCTTAGTCACTCTAATGGCAATGTACATCTGCCTAAGGAGAGGCAAAAAAGCTCACAGAATCAATGAAAATCTTGAAGTGCAAATCCCACTCAATGGCAAATTAGACTTTCATTTGCTTGATAAAAAGCCAATTGAGATTTCTAATAtttaa